In the genome of Cryptomeria japonica chromosome 8, Sugi_1.0, whole genome shotgun sequence, one region contains:
- the LOC131057217 gene encoding gibberellin 20 oxidase 1-like codes for MYPEKNPILCETFTTYALCVSKLAQKITKIILASLGLDSKAFYRYQFEKSAAVLRINGYKPANMSSEEEKILSHTDMGCLTILYQDDVGGLQIRSQEGEWFNIKPLSNAFVINLGDSFKAWSNGRYRSADHRVVCRGCRYRISIAFFTAFPEDMEIWAPEELVDDNNPRRYKPFIYSHFRDEAVRNKEGKEKAAALERFAERNPILCETLSTYALSVSKLAQKITKIILASLGLDFKAFYRYQFEKCASVLRINGYSPANMSTEGEVILSHTDLGCLTILYQDDVGGLQIRSEEGELFNVKPLPHAFVINLGDSFKAWCNGRYRSADHRVVSKICRYRISIAFFSAFPEDMEIWAPEELVDDDNPRRYKRFIYSHFRDEAVSSKGDKAKATVLEQFAGI; via the exons ATGTACCCAGAAAAGAACCCAATTCTTTG CGAAACGTTTACAACGTACGCTCTGTGCGTCTCAAAGCTTgcacaaaaaatcacaaaaataattcTTGCAAGCCTGGGATTGGATTCCAAGGCTTTCTACCGCTATCAATTTGAAAAAAGCGCAGCAGTATTGCGTATAAACGGTTATAAACCGGCAAACATGTCCAGTGAGGAGGAGAAGATCCTCTCCCATACAGATATGGGTTGCCTCACGATTCTGTACCAAGATGATGTGGGAGGCCTTCAGATTCGATCTCAGGAGGGTGAGTGGTTTAACATCAAACCCCTCTCTAATGCATTTGTGATCAATCTGGGTGACTCGTTTAAG GCATGGAGTAATGGTAGATACCGCAGTGCAGATCATCGCGTTGTTTGTAGAGGTTGCCGATACCGTATATCAATTGCCTTTTTCACTGCTTTTCCAGAGGACATGGAAATCTGGGCGCCTGAGGAACTTGTGGACGACAATAATCCAAGGCGTTACAAGCCTTTCATATACTCGCATTTCAGGGATGAAGCTGTGAGAAATAAAGAAGGTAAGGAAAAAGCTGCGGCTCTCGAACGATTCGCCG AAAGGAACCCAATTCTTTG CGAAACGTTGTCAACGTACGCTCTGTCCGTCTCAAAGCTtgcacaaaaaattacaaaaataattcTTGCAAGCCTAGGATTGGATTTCAAGGCTTTCTACCGCTATCAATTTGAAAAATGCGCATCAGTATTGCGTATAAACGGCTATTCACCGGCAAACATGTCCACTGAGGGTGAGGTGATCCTCTCCCATACAGATTTGGGTTGCCTCACAATCCTTTACCAAGATGATGTGGGAGGCCTTCAGATTCGATCTGAGGAGGGCGAGTTGTTCAACGTCAAACCTCTCCCTCATGCATTCGTGATCAATCTGGGTGACTCGTTTAAG GCATGGTGTAACGGTAGATACCGCAGTGCAGATCATCGCGTTGTTTCTAAAATTTGTAGATACCGTATATCAATTGCCTTTTTCTCTGCTTTTCCAGAGGACATGGAAATCTGGGCGCCTGAGGAGCTTGTGGACGACGATAATCCAAGGCGTTACAAGCGTTTCATATACTCGCATTTCAGGGATGAAGCTGTAAGTAGTAAAGGAGATAAAGCAAAAGCTACGGTCCTGGAACAATTCGCGGGTATCTAA